One Gloeothece verrucosa PCC 7822 DNA window includes the following coding sequences:
- a CDS encoding beta strand repeat-containing protein, with protein MATIYVKTGSTGNGSAWNNAYGSLQSAIAAAQSGDEIWVAAGTYKPTTGTDRTASFTLKNNVAIYGGFAGTETARNQRNITNNVTILSGEIGAAGIADNAYHVVSATGTVSTPLGNSSILDGFTITGGNANGTTGNQGNGGGVYVSGASPTLKNITFRDNNGVNGGALYNESGSNPILIDTVFEYNTATRGAAIYDDLSSPQITNGTFRLNTAINDGGAIYNTSSSNPTIVDSVFSRNSANRGSGGAVFNNLSNPNFINSTFSSNVAITGGALSNTSSSVAIRNSILYGNQNSSGTTTNQISGGGVTVANSIIQGGGFTGATDNDPLFVNASADDLRLKTGSPALNGGDVNLLPADSRDLDGDGNTSEKIPLDLAGNTRVVGANVDLGAYEGAELAPAPTPALSRVVYVRAGAGGSNNGTSWTNAYTSLQDALAAAQSGDKIWVAGGTYKPTTGSDRTATFTLKNNVEIYGGFAGTETSFSQRNVSTNVTTLSGDIGTVNNTADNVYHVVTSNSPANTAVLDGFTISGGNANGTVTGQSNGGGIFIPDSNPILRNLIVENNNATNIGGGLFNSTNSNYSLTSSIFRNNTASSGGAIYNGGSSPTLTDVTFTNNTATSGGGAIFNAGNATFNNTTFGNNTALYGGAIFNSSNSPIFNTATFTSNIASGLGGAIYNDISNSTLNNVTFAQNRATNNGGAIYNSRSRSTITQGSFQDNRASNGGAISNENLSDNLSLTNVSFILNRADGGLGGAIYNVNSNNLQITNNTFSRNAAANGGAIYQIQNGPYSNPVISTIVNTTFSGNSANSGSALFTTESYGYNYSTTLRNSIIWDNGGTAIDNGTRATITATNNIAQGGQFGTNVDPLFVDPINHDLRLQSGSPAINAGSNAALPADTRDLDKDGNTTEAIPLDIARNPRVNGTNVDIGAYEFTPNSAPVLNDTTLTVPENSPLNTLVGTITATDADNNPLTYSITAGNPNLDGDATPAFTINNSGQIRVADPDDIDFERNPSNALTVTVSDGSLTDTATITVNLTDVIETPNRPPVANDATFSLLKTSPINTTVGTVTATDPDNNTLTYSITAGNLDSDGDNTKAFAISNSGVITVADPDDISSQTNPFNLTVTVSDGNLTDTAAITVNLTNPVNRAPVVNDSVFSISKNSANGTVVGTINATDPDNNPLTYSIIAGNLDTDGDNIKAFAISNTGVITVTDKDDILAQTNPFNLTVQGSDGNLTDTGIATINLNNVNPLSFQLKLYEDNNGAVGSEITGNSAIKGNKFFAEILVGDTRTNAAGLITNALNFNFAPDVAQNLNNFSDITNVNNPLVTSNFPLFRGGTLDNTNGTITNLSGGSLPQGNQGSAIGINQLSRFGLLQFDVVGTRDNSNLTLTFDASQIGFADGTFADPNGTLTLTRNIIINDAPIVNQINNVNLAERSAAGTVVVAGNLVEATDDDLTGQAVTFSLSTSPKDASGNDLFSINSSTGEITVTQAGFNTIDFESGITSYNLGVKAFDGYKYSTEKAFTVNITNVNEGTIAVDKTSVTFGTNLSQYRTGATDSLFVRPNFADKTKYIDITNTTVGVADIISISGITINAQNVRINADFSNGDILLSPGQTRRIALTYAPTAARENFNIADGLIINSNAQNDSSLDIRLTGKSTFNSDISYDGKVNLTDLNTLQRAGLFGSSSGQTNYDPTADITGDGRINLAELVPLNAEFGLVV; from the coding sequence ATGGCAACTATTTACGTTAAAACCGGTTCCACAGGAAATGGTTCTGCTTGGAATAATGCTTATGGCAGTTTACAAAGTGCAATCGCAGCAGCACAGTCGGGAGATGAAATTTGGGTAGCGGCAGGTACTTATAAACCCACTACGGGAACGGATAGAACTGCAAGCTTTACTCTGAAAAATAATGTAGCTATTTATGGGGGATTCGCCGGCACGGAAACTGCCCGAAATCAGCGTAATATTACTAATAATGTCACGATTTTAAGTGGTGAAATTGGCGCGGCGGGAATTGCAGATAATGCGTATCATGTCGTAAGCGCGACGGGTACAGTTTCTACTCCTCTGGGTAACAGTTCTATTCTCGATGGGTTTACCATTACTGGTGGTAATGCCAATGGTACGACGGGAAATCAAGGTAATGGCGGTGGGGTGTATGTTTCGGGGGCAAGTCCAACCCTGAAAAATATCACTTTCCGTGATAATAATGGGGTTAATGGTGGCGCTTTATATAACGAGTCTGGCAGTAATCCCATCCTGATTGATACGGTGTTTGAGTACAACACAGCAACGCGAGGGGCGGCGATTTACGATGATTTGAGTAGTCCCCAGATTACTAATGGAACTTTTCGCCTCAATACGGCTATTAATGACGGGGGAGCGATTTATAACACCAGTAGCAGTAATCCTACCATTGTTGATTCGGTTTTTAGTAGAAATTCTGCGAACCGAGGTAGTGGTGGCGCGGTTTTCAATAATCTGAGTAACCCCAATTTTATCAATAGTACCTTTAGTAGTAACGTGGCGATTACTGGGGGTGCTTTGTCTAATACTTCTAGTAGCGTCGCCATACGCAATAGTATCCTCTATGGTAATCAGAATAGTAGCGGCACTACGACTAATCAGATTAGCGGTGGTGGTGTGACGGTTGCTAATAGTATTATCCAAGGGGGAGGGTTTACGGGTGCAACGGATAATGACCCTCTGTTTGTTAATGCGAGTGCAGATGATTTACGCTTAAAAACCGGTTCTCCTGCTTTGAATGGGGGGGATGTTAATTTATTACCTGCGGATAGTCGAGATTTAGATGGAGATGGTAATACATCTGAAAAAATTCCCCTTGATTTAGCGGGTAATACCCGTGTTGTGGGTGCAAATGTAGATTTAGGGGCGTATGAAGGTGCAGAACTCGCTCCTGCCCCAACTCCTGCCCTTTCTCGCGTTGTTTATGTGCGTGCTGGTGCGGGGGGAAGCAATAATGGTACGTCTTGGACTAATGCCTATACCAGTTTACAGGATGCCTTAGCCGCAGCGCAAAGTGGGGATAAGATTTGGGTTGCTGGTGGAACTTATAAACCGACTACGGGAAGCGACAGAACGGCAACTTTTACCCTCAAAAATAATGTAGAAATTTATGGGGGGTTTGCAGGAACGGAAACGAGTTTTAGTCAGCGTAATGTATCAACTAATGTCACTACTTTAAGTGGGGATATTGGCACGGTTAATAATACGGCTGATAATGTTTATCATGTGGTAACGTCAAATTCACCTGCAAATACGGCTGTTTTAGATGGCTTTACTATTTCAGGAGGGAATGCTAATGGAACAGTTACAGGTCAGAGTAACGGTGGTGGGATATTTATCCCGGATAGTAATCCTATTCTCAGAAATCTGATTGTTGAAAATAACAACGCTACCAACATTGGTGGTGGACTTTTTAATTCGACTAATTCTAATTATTCATTAACAAGTAGCATTTTCCGCAACAATACTGCTTCAAGTGGTGGAGCTATTTACAATGGTGGTAGCAGTCCCACATTAACAGATGTAACTTTTACTAATAATACTGCTACCAGTGGGGGAGGGGCTATTTTTAATGCTGGTAATGCTACTTTCAATAATACGACTTTTGGTAACAATACTGCTCTTTATGGTGGAGCTATTTTCAATAGTAGTAATAGCCCTATTTTCAATACGGCAACTTTTACTAGCAATATTGCTAGTGGTTTAGGTGGTGCTATTTACAACGATATCAGTAATTCCACGCTAAATAATGTTACCTTTGCTCAAAACCGAGCCACTAACAATGGTGGGGCAATTTATAATAGCAGAAGTAGATCCACTATTACTCAAGGTAGTTTTCAAGACAATCGTGCTAGTAATGGAGGAGCTATCTCTAATGAAAACCTAAGCGATAATTTAAGCTTAACTAATGTTAGCTTTATCTTAAACCGTGCTGATGGTGGTTTAGGTGGGGCAATTTACAATGTAAATAGCAATAACCTACAAATCACTAACAATACATTTAGTCGAAATGCTGCTGCAAATGGTGGGGCAATTTATCAGATTCAAAATGGCCCATACTCCAATCCCGTTATTTCTACTATTGTTAATACCACATTTAGTGGTAATTCGGCTAATTCAGGAAGTGCATTATTCACTACGGAAAGCTACGGCTATAACTACAGTACAACTCTTCGTAACAGTATTATTTGGGACAATGGTGGTACAGCAATTGATAATGGAACGAGAGCTACAATCACAGCTACCAATAACATTGCACAAGGCGGACAATTTGGAACAAACGTTGACCCCTTATTTGTCGATCCCATCAACCACGACTTACGCCTCCAAAGCGGCTCCCCTGCCATCAACGCAGGTAGTAACGCCGCCCTCCCTGCCGATACCCGTGACTTAGACAAAGACGGCAACACCACCGAAGCAATACCCCTTGATATTGCCCGAAATCCTCGCGTTAACGGTACAAACGTCGATATAGGTGCTTATGAATTTACCCCAAATAGCGCACCCGTCCTCAATGATACTACCCTCACCGTCCCCGAAAATAGTCCCTTAAACACCCTTGTAGGCACAATTACCGCCACCGATGCCGATAATAACCCCTTAACCTACAGTATCACCGCAGGGAATCCTAACCTCGATGGCGACGCAACCCCCGCCTTTACCATCAATAATAGCGGACAAATTCGCGTAGCTGACCCCGATGACATCGACTTTGAACGCAACCCCAGTAACGCCTTAACCGTCACCGTCAGCGATGGTAGCTTAACCGACACCGCGACTATTACCGTTAACCTCACCGATGTCATCGAAACCCCCAACCGTCCCCCTGTCGCTAACGATGCTACTTTTAGCCTCCTGAAAACCAGTCCCATCAATACCACAGTCGGAACAGTTACCGCAACTGACCCCGATAATAACACTTTAACCTACAGTATTACCGCCGGCAATTTAGACAGCGATGGGGACAATACCAAGGCATTTGCTATTAGTAATAGTGGCGTTATTACGGTTGCTGACCCTGACGATATTAGCAGTCAAACTAACCCCTTTAACCTAACAGTTACGGTTAGCGATGGTAACTTAACCGATACGGCTGCTATTACCGTTAATTTAACCAATCCTGTCAACCGTGCGCCAGTCGTTAATGATAGTGTTTTCAGCATTTCAAAAAACAGTGCTAACGGTACAGTAGTCGGAACAATTAACGCCACTGACCCCGATAATAACCCCTTAACCTACAGTATTATTGCGGGTAATCTAGACACAGATGGGGATAATATCAAGGCATTTGCTATTAGTAATACGGGGGTAATTACTGTTACTGACAAAGATGATATTCTAGCCCAAACTAACCCCTTTAATCTTACCGTTCAGGGAAGTGACGGCAACTTAACCGATACCGGAATAGCTACCATTAACCTCAATAATGTTAACCCCCTTTCCTTCCAACTAAAACTCTATGAAGACAATAACGGCGCAGTAGGCAGTGAAATTACCGGCAATAGTGCAATCAAAGGCAATAAATTCTTTGCCGAAATCTTAGTCGGAGATACTCGTACCAATGCGGCAGGATTAATCACCAATGCGCTTAACTTTAATTTTGCTCCTGATGTCGCCCAAAACCTCAATAACTTCTCAGACATTACTAATGTCAATAATCCCTTAGTTACCTCTAATTTTCCTCTATTCCGAGGGGGAACATTAGACAATACCAACGGGACAATTACTAACCTGAGTGGCGGTTCACTCCCTCAAGGAAACCAAGGTTCTGCTATTGGGATTAATCAACTATCTCGCTTTGGTTTACTGCAATTTGATGTCGTCGGAACCAGGGATAATTCAAACCTAACCCTTACCTTTGATGCGAGTCAAATTGGTTTTGCGGATGGAACCTTTGCCGACCCCAACGGCACACTTACCCTAACTCGTAATATTATCATCAATGATGCTCCTATTGTTAACCAGATTAACAACGTTAACCTAGCAGAAAGAAGTGCCGCCGGAACCGTTGTAGTAGCGGGTAACTTAGTAGAAGCAACCGATGATGATTTAACCGGACAAGCAGTAACATTTAGCCTCAGTACCTCCCCCAAAGATGCGTCAGGAAATGACCTATTTTCCATCAACTCTAGTACAGGAGAAATTACCGTTACTCAAGCCGGTTTTAATACCATTGACTTTGAAAGCGGCATTACTTCTTATAACTTAGGAGTGAAAGCATTTGACGGTTATAAATACTCCACAGAAAAGGCATTTACCGTTAATATTACCAACGTAAATGAAGGCACAATTGCCGTTGATAAAACCAGCGTCACCTTCGGCACAAACCTCTCCCAATACCGTACAGGTGCAACCGATAGCTTATTTGTTCGTCCCAACTTTGCCGACAAAACTAAATACATTGACATCACCAATACTACTGTAGGAGTAGCGGATATAATCTCTATTTCTGGCATTACAATTAATGCTCAAAATGTGAGAATTAACGCTGACTTTAGCAACGGTGATATCTTATTAAGTCCTGGACAAACCAGACGTATTGCTTTAACTTATGCTCCCACAGCCGCACGAGAAAACTTTAATATTGCTGATGGATTAATCATTAACAGCAATGCTCAAAATGACTCATCTTTAGACATTCGTCTCACCGGAAAATCTACCTTTAACAGCGATATTTCCTACGACGGAAAAGTCAATTTAACGGACTTAAATACCTTACAGCGTGCTGGTTTATTTGGTAGTAGTAGTGGACAAACTAACTATGACCCTACTGCCGATATTACTGGAGATGGACGTATTAATTTAGCCGAATTAGTTCCCTTAAATGCTGAATTTGGATTAGTTGTTTAA
- a CDS encoding class I SAM-dependent methyltransferase: MEKERSFPDWEQLYQQESVETMPWFHPELDLDVDKALSELNLDQAMVLDLGTGPGTQAMALAERGFNVIATDLSHSAIDKASSVAQQRRLEITWKQDDILNTQLGEQFDLILDRGCFHVLAPERRADYVQVVARLLKPSKYLFLKTFSVSETLEGGPYRFRASEIEELFREHFLLRSAQETVYYGTLDPLPRALFCILQRL, from the coding sequence ATGGAAAAAGAACGTTCATTTCCCGACTGGGAGCAGTTGTATCAGCAAGAGTCTGTGGAAACAATGCCTTGGTTCCACCCAGAATTGGATCTCGATGTAGATAAAGCTCTAAGCGAGTTAAACCTCGATCAGGCAATGGTTTTAGATTTAGGAACCGGTCCCGGAACACAGGCAATGGCACTGGCCGAGCGCGGCTTTAACGTGATAGCCACTGACCTCTCCCATAGTGCTATCGACAAGGCTTCTTCTGTGGCACAGCAAAGACGGCTGGAGATTACCTGGAAACAGGATGATATTCTCAACACTCAGCTTGGAGAACAATTCGATCTGATCTTGGATCGTGGCTGTTTCCACGTTCTGGCTCCGGAACGCCGGGCGGACTACGTGCAGGTGGTGGCAAGGCTACTTAAACCTTCAAAATATCTATTTCTTAAAACTTTTAGCGTTTCAGAAACCCTTGAAGGCGGGCCTTATCGATTTAGGGCCTCTGAGATCGAAGAATTATTCCGAGAGCATTTTTTACTGCGTTCAGCACAAGAAACGGTGTACTATGGAACCTTAGACCCGCTTCCCCGTGCTTTATTTTGTATCTTGCAAAGACTTTAA
- the pyk gene encoding pyruvate kinase, whose product MKLLTHRTKIVATIGPASSSPEILKQMIDAGMNVARLNFSHGSYEDHARMVFLLRSVSKELDYPITLLQDLQGPKIRVGQLPSGQIMLTEGEYITLVPQAEFDNQPHTISIDYPHIAQDAQPGEQVLLDDGLLELRVEDIQGNAVKCKIIEGGILKSRKGVNFPQLNLRLPSMTEKDEKDLEFGLSQGIDWVSLSFVRKGEDIRYLKNFLAAKGQGDVPVIAKIEKPQAIDHLEEIVSECDGLMVARGDLGVEMSPEKVPLLQKKIIRLCNLQNRPVITATQMLESMIHNPRPTRAEASDVANAIIDGTDAVMLSGESAVGDFPVKAVEMLAKIAISVERDVEFINHPPSDNDETHALSEALNAIEKTLDLRYIVSFTSTGYSAILASKERPSVPVIAITPSEKVYHRLNLVWGVIPLLIEQQVNTFEDLIEQVETNLIGQNLAAKGDKILIMGGIPTQQARKTNFLKIHTISH is encoded by the coding sequence ATGAAATTACTGACACACCGAACCAAAATTGTCGCTACCATCGGGCCTGCAAGTAGTTCCCCCGAAATTCTCAAACAAATGATTGATGCGGGAATGAACGTGGCGCGGCTAAACTTTTCTCATGGAAGCTATGAAGACCATGCTCGTATGGTTTTCTTACTGCGTTCTGTATCTAAAGAGCTAGATTACCCCATTACGCTACTTCAAGATTTACAAGGTCCCAAAATTCGTGTCGGACAATTACCCTCCGGACAGATTATGCTCACTGAAGGAGAATATATCACTCTAGTTCCCCAGGCCGAATTTGACAATCAACCTCATACTATCTCTATTGATTATCCTCATATAGCCCAAGATGCTCAACCTGGAGAACAGGTACTCCTCGATGATGGACTCTTAGAATTACGAGTAGAGGATATTCAAGGCAATGCTGTGAAATGTAAAATTATTGAAGGGGGTATCCTCAAAAGTCGTAAAGGTGTCAATTTTCCTCAATTAAATTTACGTCTTCCCTCAATGACTGAAAAAGACGAAAAAGATCTCGAATTTGGCTTATCTCAGGGTATAGATTGGGTATCTCTTAGCTTTGTCCGAAAAGGCGAGGATATACGCTATTTGAAAAACTTTTTAGCCGCCAAAGGCCAAGGGGATGTTCCTGTGATCGCCAAGATTGAAAAACCGCAAGCCATTGACCATTTAGAAGAGATTGTGAGCGAATGTGATGGATTAATGGTGGCCAGAGGCGACTTAGGCGTAGAAATGAGTCCCGAAAAAGTGCCTTTACTGCAAAAGAAAATTATCCGCTTGTGTAACCTCCAAAATCGTCCAGTGATTACGGCGACTCAGATGTTAGAAAGTATGATTCATAACCCCCGGCCCACAAGAGCCGAAGCGTCTGATGTGGCTAATGCTATCATTGATGGAACAGATGCAGTGATGTTATCTGGAGAGTCGGCAGTAGGAGACTTTCCGGTCAAAGCGGTAGAAATGTTGGCAAAAATTGCCATATCTGTAGAAAGAGACGTGGAATTTATTAATCATCCCCCCTCAGATAATGATGAAACTCACGCGCTTTCAGAAGCTTTAAATGCCATTGAGAAAACGCTGGATCTGCGCTATATTGTCTCGTTTACCAGTACGGGTTACAGCGCTATTTTAGCCTCTAAAGAACGTCCGTCTGTTCCGGTTATTGCCATCACTCCTTCAGAAAAAGTTTATCATCGTTTAAATTTAGTTTGGGGGGTTATTCCTTTATTAATTGAACAGCAAGTTAATACTTTTGAAGATTTAATTGAGCAAGTAGAAACCAATTTAATCGGGCAAAATTTAGCTGCGAAGGGCGATAAAATTTTAATTATGGGAGGTATCCCCACTCAACAGGCCCGAAAGACTAACTTTTTAAAAATTCACACCATTAGTCATTAA
- a CDS encoding response regulator, with product MKILLIEDDQALADAMQQALNNQKYLVDVAIDGQTGLCLAQLFDYHLILLDLMLPDLDGLEFCAQRRQGGDHTPILVVTASYDSRQKIKALDAGADDYLVKPFDLQELLARIRALIRRGKSLEPVIEWEGIRLDRQNNEVNYNNKPLFLDRNEYAILELFLHNQDRIFSHGNLIEYLWSYDEMPSEYQIKGYIESLQTKLTELGREKPIIEPVYGLGYRLKSLKKTPSRLFPTRQMPSSDNKSEQALESQKRQDTKLAAIFQHYRSQYLLKIQVLAQAVKALEQNTLSEELRSQAIQEAHTLSGSLGLFGFKIASEKCRQLEQLLKSHQSFDALLIGYFAKLISWLEQEISQQNSLPIVQSPSYLIPSSHTPYVLIIDDDEPLTKVLVSEARSWGMEAKAVHSLSEARVTIASGRPDLVILDLCFPQTDENGLDLLPELSNAEPPIPVLVSTIEESLDDRLKVAKLGGQAFLHKPISAEQIMEAIAQLLRQSNLSLTKLMIVDDEPQILEFLHHLLEPWGFSLTLVHNCLQFWDILEQTNPDLLILDLEMPNFSGIDLCQIVRNDPKWLELPILMLSENTNADIIAQVFAVGADDYVDKPIIGPELIARIHNRLERTQMRRRLAEVDSLTGLSNRRKFVEDLTRLLKLAQRQKQPLCYVLIDLDHFKQVNDKYGHDMGDRVLRQLGKLLKRQFRCEDLIGRWGGEEFALGLYGMNKSQAISRLKDILEQWRQEEFRVTDNHCFCVTFSAGIAMYPTDGAELQNLYRFADVALYRAKKQGRNQVIG from the coding sequence GTGAAAATTCTGCTCATAGAAGATGATCAAGCCCTAGCGGACGCAATGCAACAAGCTCTCAACAATCAAAAATATTTGGTTGATGTGGCGATTGATGGTCAGACAGGATTATGTTTGGCCCAATTATTTGACTATCATCTGATTCTCCTGGATTTAATGCTGCCAGACTTAGATGGCCTAGAATTTTGCGCTCAAAGGCGGCAGGGAGGTGATCACACACCGATTTTAGTGGTAACAGCGTCCTATGATAGCCGACAAAAAATTAAGGCTTTAGATGCAGGGGCAGATGATTATTTAGTTAAACCGTTTGATTTACAGGAGTTATTAGCGCGTATTCGTGCCTTAATACGTAGAGGTAAATCTTTAGAACCCGTGATAGAATGGGAGGGAATTCGTTTAGATCGGCAAAATAATGAAGTTAATTATAATAATAAACCCTTATTTTTAGACCGAAATGAATATGCGATTCTTGAGCTATTTCTCCATAATCAAGACCGCATTTTTAGTCATGGGAACTTAATAGAATATCTGTGGTCTTATGATGAAATGCCCTCCGAGTATCAAATTAAAGGATATATTGAAAGTTTACAAACAAAACTAACAGAATTAGGCAGAGAAAAGCCAATTATAGAACCGGTTTATGGGCTAGGTTATCGCCTGAAAAGCCTAAAAAAAACTCCCTCAAGACTTTTCCCTACCCGACAAATGCCCTCCAGCGATAATAAGAGTGAGCAGGCATTAGAAAGTCAAAAACGACAAGATACCAAACTAGCGGCTATTTTTCAGCATTATCGCTCTCAATATCTCCTGAAAATCCAAGTCCTCGCTCAGGCAGTTAAAGCCCTAGAACAAAATACTCTCAGTGAAGAATTACGTTCACAGGCTATTCAAGAAGCCCACACCTTAAGCGGCTCCTTGGGCTTGTTTGGCTTTAAAATTGCTTCGGAAAAGTGCCGTCAACTCGAACAACTATTGAAATCTCATCAATCCTTTGATGCCCTACTGATCGGCTATTTCGCTAAATTAATATCCTGGCTAGAGCAAGAAATCTCTCAACAAAATTCTCTTCCTATTGTTCAATCCCCTTCTTATTTAATTCCTAGTTCTCATACCCCCTATGTTTTAATTATCGACGATGATGAACCCCTGACAAAAGTATTAGTTTCAGAAGCTCGTTCTTGGGGAATGGAAGCTAAAGCGGTTCATAGTCTCAGTGAAGCAAGAGTAACCATCGCTTCAGGTCGTCCTGACCTAGTGATATTAGATTTGTGCTTTCCTCAAACCGACGAAAATGGCCTCGATTTATTACCTGAATTAAGCAACGCTGAGCCGCCGATTCCGGTTTTAGTCTCTACTATCGAAGAAAGTTTGGACGACCGGCTTAAAGTGGCTAAACTAGGAGGCCAAGCTTTTTTACACAAACCGATCAGCGCCGAGCAGATCATGGAGGCCATCGCCCAACTCCTCAGACAGAGTAATTTGTCACTGACGAAGTTGATGATTGTGGATGATGAACCGCAAATTCTCGAATTTTTGCATCATTTACTGGAACCTTGGGGCTTTTCTTTAACCCTCGTCCATAATTGCCTTCAGTTTTGGGATATTTTAGAACAAACTAATCCCGATTTACTGATTCTCGACCTAGAAATGCCCAATTTTAGCGGCATAGATCTCTGTCAAATTGTTCGTAATGACCCCAAGTGGCTTGAATTACCTATTTTAATGCTTTCTGAAAATACCAATGCTGACATCATCGCCCAAGTATTTGCCGTTGGGGCAGATGATTATGTGGATAAACCCATCATTGGACCCGAGTTGATCGCCCGTATCCATAATCGCTTGGAACGCACTCAAATGCGTCGTCGACTGGCAGAAGTGGATAGTTTGACCGGTTTAAGTAACCGGCGCAAATTTGTAGAAGACCTCACCCGCCTTTTAAAATTAGCCCAACGTCAGAAACAACCCTTGTGTTATGTTTTGATAGATTTAGACCACTTTAAGCAGGTGAATGACAAATATGGGCATGATATGGGAGATCGAGTCTTAAGACAACTGGGAAAATTGCTGAAGCGACAATTTCGCTGTGAGGACCTGATTGGGCGGTGGGGCGGGGAAGAATTTGCTTTAGGATTGTATGGGATGAATAAATCTCAAGCTATAAGCCGCCTCAAGGATATTTTAGAACAATGGCGACAAGAGGAGTTTAGAGTGACCGATAATCATTGCTTTTGTGTCACTTTTAGTGCTGGAATCGCTATGTATCCTACCGATGGGGCAGAACTGCAAAATTTATATCGCTTTGCTGATGTGGCTTTGTATCGTGCTAAAAAACAAGGGCGTAATCAAGTGATCGGTTAA